A single region of the Amphiura filiformis chromosome 7, Afil_fr2py, whole genome shotgun sequence genome encodes:
- the LOC140156874 gene encoding adhesion G-protein coupled receptor G7-like: protein MLQKCSHSRRFTAGVNCVSSIRLVGGDNSNEGLVQVFYDNKWITVCDEGWGIAEATVVCRQLGFSSIGAKPFKPTNPSAYVTEHTHSVICLGSESRISQCTWHQCADYSAYSGDGYSGDGDSGILYEYAGVVCPNCEPTCLNGGTCVGPRNCRCLHGYTGTRCQIASCPMSSHTVKSQSMSWPLTPAAENQSVPSNERCDANTEKRGNAKAVRVCIPDDKHGAIWLNPTFKGCGNYDKPDLHELSETAVVESNVVNVAEALDSVTQNSESLTSSNIDDIAATLRSIVDVGSADPEVTKAVVGIVNNLVETSNKQTTAEKQVRKKDPKTVDILRSFENQVIRSASTRQQVDVVKPNLIFKTTSIKPSGNPETRVEFAVRKSGYDFGGYDLLQIEEDNTSFQKDTRTSVSLPASLFNSTTNETIGVSIVVHNSDALFPSNMTNKTVSGDIIAAIVTVTNNVHNLAEPVALEFTVTGENPSCVFWDFNILDWSQKGCKFVESVRNKVMCHCYHLTNFAVLVDVTYETSHAVLDVVSKLGCGLSMVSLLITLIIFISFRQLRSGKNAISRKIIIQFCMALFLLYFVFLVGIDRVSHRGGCIFVSAVLHFLTLASVSWMGVEAYHMYLNVVMVFDAMPERFLLKASLVAWGFPLLVSVISLGAGISYYDHMQYCFVATGPPLYYGLVLPIATILLYNTITFALIMRRLLKANLGGTVQQKSIAAQISRRLQNAFAISVLMGLTWVFGFFAIEGAKFAFSLIFCLFNSLQGVVIFALFCVRQEDVKKSLYQFIGSIFHLSERATSMTASTGVISVTSGPKYDDRGFNLASMSSPSTTENPTYSIPEFKEGKCSNCEEESQATVRVHGEAEVYENVSSRCQNNPYNEAEIGPAAEGKVTAEKMSQVVAAPDVAIGYDQPTSNPSLTSP from the exons ATGTTACAGAAATGTTCTCATTCACGTCGTTTTACTGCTGGAGTAAATTGTG TCTCAAGTATTCGTCTAGTTGGTGGTGATAATTCAAACGAAGGTCTAGTACAGGTGTTTTATGATAACAAATGGATAACAGTTTGTGACGAAGGATGGGGTATCGCCGAGGCAACTGTAGTATGTCGCCAGCTTGGATTCTCTAGCATAGGAGCTAAGCCCTTCAAACCCACTAACCCCTCGGCATATGTAACAGAACATACACATAGTGTCATATGTTTGGGTTCTGAGAGTAGAATAAGTCAATGCACGTGGCATCAATGTGCGGACTATTCTGCCTACAGTGGAGACGGCTACAGTGGAGACGGCGATAGTGGGATCCTTTACGAATATGCAGGAGTAGTATGCC CAAACTGTGAACCGACGTGTCTTAACGGAGGTACTTGTGTGGGTCCGAGAAATTGCAGGTGCCTTCATGGATATACTGGAACAAGATGTCAGATAG CTTCATGCCCGATGAGTTCCCATACTGTTAAATCCCAAAGCATGTCTTGGCCTTTAACGCCTGCTGCTGAAAACCAATCGGTTCCTTCAAATGAAAGATGTGATGCAAACACCGAGAAAC GTGGTAACGCCAAAGCGGTACGGGTATGCATACCTGACGACAAGCATGGAGCTATTTGGTTGAATCCAACCTTCAAAGGTTGCGGGAATTATGATAAACCTGATTTACACGAACTATCCGAG ACTGCAGTTGTAGAAAGCAATGTTGTCAATGTAGCCGAGGCACTGGATAGTGTTACACAGAATTCAGAGAGCTTGACATCTAGCAATATTGACGATATAGCGGCAACTTTGAGAAGTATCGTAGACGTCGGGTCTGCTGATCCAGAg GTTACGAAAGCAGTTGTTGGGATTGTCAATAATCTTGTTGAAacttcaaacaaacaaactaccgCTGAGAAGCAAGTGAGGAAGAAAGATCCGAAGACAGTTGACATTTTGAGATCATTTGAAAATCAGGTTATCAGGAGTGCTTCAACAAGACAACAAGTTGATGTTGTAAAACCCAACTTGATTTTTAAAACAACATCTATAAAACCGAGCGGAAACCCTGAAACGAGAGTAGAGTTTGCTGTACGTAAGAGTGGTTATGATTTTGGGGGCTATGATCTGCTCCAAATTGAAGAAGACAACACATCTTTTCAGAAAGACACCAGAACATCCGTGTCTCTCCCTGCATCACTATTCAATTCAACCACAAATG AGACGATTGGAGTCAGTATTGTTGTACATAACAGTGATGCCTTATTTCCCAGTAATATGACTAACAAAACTGTGAGTGGAGATATAATCGCCGCCATTGTAACCGTCACCAATAACGTCCATAATTTAGCGGAACCAGTGGCACTAGAATTCACC GTGACAGGAGAAAATCCATCTTGCGTATTTTGGGATTTTAACATTCTTGACTGGTCTCAAAAAGGGTGTAAATTTGTGGAATCAGTAAGAAATAAAGTGATGTGCCATTGTTATCACCTGACCAACTTTGCTGTTCTTGTG GATGTTACATACGAGACATCTCACGCTGTTCTTGATGTAGTAAGCAAACTTGGATGTGGTCTGTCGATGGTTTCTCTCCTGATAACATTGATCATATTTATATCGTTCAG GCAACTACGATCCGGTAAAAACGCAATCTCACGTAAAATTATCATCCAATTCTGCATGGCGttgtttttgttatattttgtgtttCTGGTTGGCATTGATCGCGTATCACATCGCGGTGGCTGTATCTTTGTATCGGCTGTATTACATTTTCTGACTCTTGCGAGTGTCTCGTGGATGGGAGTAGAGGCATATCACATGTACCTTAATGTGGTGATGGTTTTCGATGCGATGCCGGAACGTTTCCTTCTTAAGGCGTCCCTTGTTGCATGGG GATTTCCATTACTGGTGTCGGTGATATCTCTAGGAGCGGGAATAAGTTATTATGATCACATGCAATA TTGCTTCGTAGCGACAGGACCGCCATTGTACTACGGGCTCGTCCTACCCATCGCCACAATCTTGCTGTATAACACGATTACATTCGCTCTCATCATGCGGCGTCTGCTCAAAGCAAATCTCGGAGGTACCGTACAGCAGAAGTCGATAGCTGCCCAGATATCCCGGAGGCTCCAGAACGCGTTTGCTATATCTGTCCTGATGGGACTTACGTGGGTGTTTGGATTTTTTGCTATCGAAGGGGCAAAATTTGCCTTTTCTCTCATATTCTGCTTGTTCAACTCATTACAAGGTGTCGTTATCTTTGCCTTATTTTGTGTTCGCCAAGAAGATGTTAAGAAATCGTTGTATCAGTTCATTGGGTCCATTTTCCATTTGTCCGAACGCGCAACATCGATGACAGCAAGTACCGGTGTCATTTCAGTAACATCTGGGCCGAAGTATGACGATAGGGGCTTTAACTTGGCAAGTATGTCATCTCCAAGTACGACAGAAAACCCGACGTATTCGATACCCGAATTCAAAGAAGGCAAATGTAGCAATTGTGAAGAAGAAAGTCAAGCAACAGTACGCGTACACGGTGAAGCGGAGGTTTATGAAAATGTGTCTTCCAGATGCCAAAATAACCCGTATAATGAAGCTGAAATAGGTCCTGCAGCAGAGGGTAAAGTCACAGCCGAGAAGATGTCTCAGGTTGTTGCTGCACCTGATGTGGCCATCGGGTATGATCAACCTACAAGCAACCCGTCCTTGACGAGTCCTTAG